One part of the Arabidopsis thaliana chromosome 4, partial sequence genome encodes these proteins:
- a CDS encoding SEC7-like guanine nucleotide exchange family protein (SEC7-like guanine nucleotide exchange family protein; FUNCTIONS IN: binding, ARF guanyl-nucleotide exchange factor activity, guanyl-nucleotide exchange factor activity; INVOLVED IN: regulation of ARF protein signal transduction; LOCATED IN: chloroplast; EXPRESSED IN: 22 plant structures; EXPRESSED DURING: 15 growth stages; CONTAINS InterPro DOMAIN/s: SEC7-like (InterPro:IPR000904), Armadillo-type fold (InterPro:IPR016024), Protein of unknown function DUF1981, SEC7 associated (InterPro:IPR015403); BEST Arabidopsis thaliana protein match is: SEC7-like guanine nucleotide exchange family protein (TAIR:AT4G35380.1); Has 2912 Blast hits to 2618 proteins in 244 species: Archae - 0; Bacteria - 32; Metazoa - 1541; Fungi - 604; Plants - 295; Viruses - 0; Other Eukaryotes - 440 (source: NCBI BLink).) — protein MSSSQNLGGATRCGRVIGPSLDKIIKNAAWRKHTFLVSACKSVLDKLEALSDSPDPSSPLFGLTTSDADAVLQPLLLSLDTGYAKVIEPALDCSFKLFSLSLLRGEVCSSSPDSLLYKLIHAICKVCGIGEESIELAVLRVLLAAVRSPRILIRGDCLLHLVRTCYNVYLGGFNGTNQICAKSVLAQIMLIVFTRSEANSMDASLKTVNVNDLLAITDKNVNEGNSVHICQGFINDVITAGEAAPPPDFALVQPPEEGASSTEDEGTGSKIREDGFLLFKNLCKLSMKFSSQENTDDQILVRGKTLSLELLKVIIDNGGPIWLSDERFLNAIKQLLCLSLLKNSALSVMSIFQLQCAIFTTLLRKYRSGMKSEVGIFFPMLVLRVLENVLQPSFVQKMTVLSLLENICHDPNLIIDIFVNFDCDVESPNIFERIVNGLLKTALGPPPGSSTILSPVQDITFRHESVKCLVSIIKAMGTWMDQQLSVGDSLLPKSLENEAPANNHSNSNEEDGTTIDHDFHPDLNPESSDAATLEQRRAYKIERQKGVTLFNRKPSKGIEFLISSKKVGNSPDEVVSFLRNTTGLNATMIGDYLGEREDFPMKVMHAYVDSFDFKEMNFGEAIRFFLRGFRLPGEAQKIDRIMEKFAERFCKCNPNSFSSADTAYVLAYSVIMLNTDAHNIMVKEKMTKADFIRNNRGIDDGKDLPEEYLGALYDQVVINEIKMSSDSSAPESRQSNGLNKLLGLDGILNLVYWTQTEEKAVGANGLLIKDIQEKFRSKSGKSESAYHVVTDVAILRFMVEVSWGPMLAAFSVTLDQSDDRLAAVECLRGFRYAVHVTAVMGMQTQRDAFVTSMAKFTNLHCAGDMKQKNVDAVKAIISIAIEDGNHLQDAWEHILTCLSRIEHLQLLGEGAPSDASYFASTETEEKKALGFPNLKKKGALQNPVMMAVVRGGSYDSSTIGPNMPGLVKQDQINNFIANLNLLDQIGSFQLNNVYAHSQRLKTEAIVAFVKALCKVSMSELQSPTDPRVFSLTKLVEIAHYNMNRIRLVWSRIWSILSDFFVSVGLSENLSVAIFVMDSLRQLSMKFLEREELANYNFQNEFLRPFVIVMQKSSSAEIRELIVRCISQMVLSRVSNVKSGWKSVFKVFTTAAADERKNIVLLAFETMEKIVREYFSYITETEATTFTDCVRCLITFTNSTFTSDVSLNAIAFLRFCALKLADGGLVWNEKGRSSSPSTPVTDDHSPSTQNFMDADENISYWVPLLTGLSKLTSDSRSAIRKSSLEVLFNILKDHGHIFSRTFWIGVFSSVIYPIFNSVWGENDLLSKDEHSSFPSTFSSHPSEVSWDAETSAMAAQYLVDLFVSFFTVIRSQLSSVVSLLAGLIRSPAQGPTVAGVGALLRLADELGDRFSENEWKEIFLAVNEAASLTLSSFMKTLRTMDDIPDEDTLSDQDFSNEDDIDEDSLQTMSYVVARTKSHITVQLQVVQVVTDLYRIHQQSLLASHVTVILEILSSISSHAHQLNSDLILQKKVRRACSILELSEPPMLHFENDTFQNYLDILQAIVTNNPGVSLELNVESQLMTVCMQILKMYLKCTLFQGDELEETRQPKNWILPMGAASKEEAAARSPLVVAVLKALRELKRDSFKRYAPNFFPLLVELVRSEHSSSQVPQVLSTVFHTCMGAMMDE, from the exons ATGTCGTCGTCGCAGAACCTTGGTGGCGCCACCAGATGCGGCCGGGTGATTGGGCCATCTTTGGACAAGATCATAAAAAATGCCGCCTGGCGCAAGCACACCTTCCTTGTTTCCGCCTGTAAGTCTGTACTCGACAAGCTCGAAGCTCTCTCCGATTCTCCCGATCCTTCGTCGCCTCTCTTCGGTCTCACTACCTCCGATGCAGATGCCGTTCTTCAGCCactccttctctctcttgaTACCGGCTATGCTAAGGTTATTGAGCCTGCTCTCGATTGCTCTTTCaagctcttctctctctccctcctcCGGGGCGAGGTCTGCTCCTCGTCCCCTGATTCTCTTCTCTACAAGCTCATCCATGCGATCTGCAAGGTTTGCGGCATCGGCGAGGAGTCAATTGAGCTGGCGGTCCTTCGTGTCCTCCTCGCCGCCGTCAGATCTCCTCGCATCCTAATCCGTGGCGATTGTTTGCTCCATCTAGTCAGGACCTGCTACAATGTGTATCTCGGCGGATTCAACGGGACCAACCAGATCTGCGCTAAATCTGTGCTGGCTCAGATCATGCTCATCGTCTTCACCAGATCCGAGGCGAATTCCATGGATGCATCACTCAAAACGGTTAATGTCAACGACTTGCTTGCCATCACGGATAAGAATGTCAACGAAGGGAACTCTGTTCATATTTGTCAGGGATTCATTAACGACGTCATTACGGCCGGGGAAGCAGCTCCTCCTCCGGATTTCGCGCTAGTCCAACCACCAGAGGAAGGTGCTTCTTCAACTGAGGATGAAGGCACAGGCAGCAAGATCAGGGAAGACGGTTTCCTTCTCTTCAAAAATCTCTGTAAGTTGTCTATGAAGTTCTCGTCACAAGAGAACACCGACGATCAGATTCTTGTGAGAGGCAAGACTTTGTCTCTCGAGTTGCTCAAAGTCATCATTGATAACGGCGGCCCAATTTGGCTCTCTGACGAAAG GTTTCTAAATGCCATCAAGCAGTTGCTCTGCTTGTCGCTGTTAAAGAATAGCGCACTTTCGGTTATGTCTATTTTTCAACTTCAGTGTGCTATCTTCACAACCTTACTACGGAAATATAGATCGGGTATGAAATCAGAAGTAGGTATATTCTTTCCGATGCTTGTCCTCCGGGTCCTTGAAAATGTTCTCCAGCCAAGTTTCGTGCAGAAAATGACCGTGCTCAGCTTACTCGAGAACATTTGCCACGACCCAAACCTAATCATTGACATATTTGTGAACTTTGACTGCGATGTGGAGTCTCCCAACATCTTCGAAAG GATTGTCAACGGTCTTCTGAAAACTGCTCTAGGGCCTCCTCCTGGTTCATCGACAATATTGTCCCCAGTCCAGGATATTACTTTTCGGCACGAATCTGTGAAGTGCTTGGTTAGCATTATTAAGGCAATGGGAACATGGATGGACCAACAATTGAGCGTGGGAGATTCACTTCTGCCTAAGAGCTTAGAAAATGAGGCACCTGCAAACAATCATTCAAActcaaatgaagaagatgggaCGACTATAGATCATGACTTTCACCCAGATTTGAATCCAGAGTCATCAGACGCTGCAACTCTTGAACAGAGGAGGGCATACAAAATTGAACGCCAG AAAGGCGTCACTCTATTCAATAGAAAGCCGTCAAAGGGTATTGAGTTTCTTATCAGCTCTAAAAAGGTTGGCAACTCCCCGGATGAGGTGGTGTCGTTCCTGAGGAATACCACAGGCTTGAATGCAACCATGATTGGTGATTATTTGGGTGAAAGAGAGGATTTTCCAATGAAAGTTATGCATGCCTATGTGGACTCGTTTGATTTCAAGGAGATGAATTTTGGTGAGGCAATTAGGTTTTTCTTAAGGGGCTTCAGGCTTCCTGGGGAAGCACAGAAAATTGACCGCATAATGGAAAAGTTTGCTGAACGCTTTTGCAAATGCAATCCAAATTCATTCAGCAGTGCTGACACAGCATATGTTCTTGCATACTCTGTAATAATGCTTAACACTGATGCCCACAATATCATGGTTAAAGAGAAG ATGACCAAGGCTGATTTTATCAGAAATAACCGAGGCATTGATGATGGCAAAGATCTCCCAGAAGAGTATCTTGGTGCGCTTTATGACCAAGTTGTcataaatgaaataaagatGAGTTCTGATTCTTCAGCCCCAGAAAGCAGGCAGTCCAATGGCCTGAATAAACTACTGGGTCTGGACGGTATACTCAATCTGGTTTATTGGACACAGACGGAAGAAAAAGCGGTGGGGGCTAATGGTCTTCTTATAAAGGATATTCAAGAAAAGTTCAGGTCGAAGTCTGGAAAATCAGA ATCAGCTTACCATGTAGTCACAGACGTTGCAATATTGCGTTTTATGGTTGAAGTTTCCTGGGGACCAATGCTTGCCGCATTCAGCGTGACACTTGATCAGAGTGATGACAGGCTTGCTGCAGTTGAATGCTTACGAGGCTTTCGGTATGCAGTTCATGTGACAGCAGTTATGGGTATGCAAACGCAAAGAGATGCATTTGTCACTTCCATGGCCAAGTTCACAAATCTCCATTGCGCAGGAGATATGAAGCAAAAGAATGTCGATGCTGTTAAA GCCATAATTTCAATTGCCATTGAAGATGGTAATCACTTGCAAGATGCTTGGGAGCACATTTTGACTTGTCTTTCTAGAATAGAGCATTTGCAATTATTGGGCGAGGGTGCTCCAAGTGATGCATCTTATTTTGCTTCAACCGAGACCGAAGAGAAGAAAGCCTTGGGTTTTCCtaacttgaagaaaaaaggagcCCTCCAGAATCCGGTGATGATGGCTGTGGTTCGAGGGGGCTCATATGATAGCAGTACAATTGGACCAAATATGCCGGGGCTTGTGAAGCAGGACCAAATCAATAACTTCATTGCAAACTTGAATTTGCTTGACCAGATCGGGAGTTTTCAGTTGAATAATGTATATGCTCATAGCCAGCGGCTGAAGACTGAAGCCATAGTAGCATTTGTTAAAGCTCTATGCAAAGTCTCTATGTCAGAACTGCAGTCTCCTACGGATCCTCGAGTATTTAGCCTTACAAAATTAGTTGAGATCGC CCACTACAACATGAACCGCATCAGGCTAGTCTGGTCTCGCATATGGAGCATCCTgtcagatttttttgtatctgTTGGCTTGTCAGAGAATCTTTCTGTTGCAATATTCGTTATGGACTCACTACGACAACTGTCTATGAAGTTCTTGGAACGTGAGGAGCTGGCTAATTACAACTTTCAGAATGAATTTCTTCGACCATTTGTCATTGTTATGCAAAAAAGCAGTTCTGCTGAAATAAGAGAACTAATAGTTCGGTGCATTTCTCAAATGGTACTCAGCCGTGTCAGTAATGTGAAATCAGGGTGGAAAAGTGTTTTCAAG GTTTTCACAACTGCAGCAGCTGATGAAAGGAAGAACATTGTATTGTTGGCCTTTGAGACGATGGAAAAAATTGTCCGAGAGTACTTTTCATATATCACAGAGACGGAGGCAACAACCTTTACTGATTGTGTTCGATGCCTCATAACTTTTACAAACAGCACATTTACCAGCGATGTTAGCCTGAACGCTATCGCGTTTCTACGATTTTGTGCCCTAAAACTTGCAGACGGAGGCCTCGTGTGGAATGAGAAGGGTAGGTCCAGCAGTCCCAGTACTCCAGTAACAGATGACCATTCACCAAGTACCCAAAATTTTATGGATGCAGATGAGAATATTTCATATTGGGTTCCTTTGCTCACAG GATTGTCTAAGCTAACTTCTGATTCCAGATCAGCAATCCGTAAAAGCTCCTTGGAAGTGctctttaatattttgaaggaTCATGGCCATATTTTTTCACGAACATTCTGGATCGGCGTTTTTAGTTCTGTTATATATCCTATATTTAACAGCGTCTGGGGCGAGAATGATCTGCTTTCTAAAGATGAACATAGTTCATTTCCATCTACATTTTCTTCACATCCTAGTGAAGTTTCTTGGGATGCTGAGACTTCAGCTATGGCGGCACAGTATCTGGTAGACCTATTTGTCAGTTTTTTTACTGTGATAAGGTCTCAACTTTCAAGTGTAGTATCCTTACTTGCTGGTCTTATAAGAAGTCCAGCTCAGGGTCCTACAGTAGCTGGGGTTGGCGCGTTGCTGCGGTTGGCAGACGAATTGGGTGACAGGTTCTCGGAAAATGAGTGGAAGGAGATTTTTTTGGCTGTGAACGAAGCTGCTTCATTGACATTGTCTAGTTTCATGAAAACACTGAGAACCATGGATGACATTCCAGATGAGGATACATTGTCTGATCAGGACTTTAGTAATGAAGATGACATCGACGAGGACAGCCTGCAAACTATGTCTTATGTTGTGGCAAGAACAAAAAGTCACATAACCGTCCAGCTGCAAGTTGTTCAG GTAGTGACGGATCTCTACCGAATCCATCAGCAGTCATTGTTGGCATCGCACGTTACTGTTATACTGGAGATACTCTCATCAATCTCATCACATGCCCACCAGTTAAATTCTGATTTGATATTGCAGAAGAAAGTGAGGAGAGCGTGCTCTATCCTGGAGCTCTCTGAACCTCCCATGCTTCATTTCGAAAATGACACGTTTCAGAACTACCTGGACATTCTTCAAGCCATAGTGACAAATAATCCAGGAGTGTCGTTGGAGCTAAACGTAGAGTCTCAGCTGATGACAGTGTGTATGCAAATACTGAAGATGTACCTGAAATGCACTTTGTTTCAGGGTGATGAGTTGGAAGAAACCAGGCAGCCCAAAAACTGGATTCTACCCATGGGAGCAGCCTCGAAGGAAGAAGCAGCAGCGAGATCTCCCCTAGTGGTTGCAGTGCTGAAGGCTCTGAGGGAACTGAAAAGAGATTCATTCAAGAGGTATGCACCGAATTTCTTCCCATTGTTGGTGGAGCTTGTGCGGAGCGAGCACAGCTCTTCACAAGTCCCACAAGTCTTAAGCACAGTGTTCCATACATGTATGGGTGCAATGATGGATGAATAA
- a CDS encoding SEC7-like guanine nucleotide exchange family protein yields MWSLPTSSKDVCRIVNGLLKTALGPPPGSSTILSPVQDITFRHESVKCLVSIIKAMGTWMDQQLSVGDSLLPKSLENEAPANNHSNSNEEDGTTIDHDFHPDLNPESSDAATLEQRRAYKIERQKGVTLFNRKPSKGIEFLISSKKVGNSPDEVVSFLRNTTGLNATMIGDYLGEREDFPMKVMHAYVDSFDFKEMNFGEAIRFFLRGFRLPGEAQKIDRIMEKFAERFCKCNPNSFSSADTAYVLAYSVIMLNTDAHNIMVKEKMTKADFIRNNRGIDDGKDLPEEYLGALYDQVVINEIKMSSDSSAPESRQSNGLNKLLGLDGILNLVYWTQTEEKAVGANGLLIKDIQEKFRSKSGKSESAYHVVTDVAILRFMVEVSWGPMLAAFSVTLDQSDDRLAAVECLRGFRYAVHVTAVMGMQTQRDAFVTSMAKFTNLHCAGDMKQKNVDAVKAIISIAIEDGNHLQDAWEHILTCLSRIEHLQLLGEGAPSDASYFASTETEEKKALGFPNLKKKGALQNPVMMAVVRGGSYDSSTIGPNMPGLVKQDQINNFIANLNLLDQIGSFQLNNVYAHSQRLKTEAIVAFVKALCKVSMSELQSPTDPRVFSLTKLVEIAHYNMNRIRLVWSRIWSILSDFFVSVGLSENLSVAIFVMDSLRQLSMKFLEREELANYNFQNEFLRPFVIVMQKSSSAEIRELIVRCISQMVLSRVSNVKSGWKSVFKVFTTAAADERKNIVLLAFETMEKIVREYFSYITETEATTFTDCVRCLITFTNSTFTSDVSLNAIAFLRFCALKLADGGLVWNEKGRSSSPSTPVTDDHSPSTQNFMDADENISYWVPLLTGLSKLTSDSRSAIRKSSLEVLFNILKDHGHIFSRTFWIGVFSSVIYPIFNSVWGENDLLSKDEHSSFPSTFSSHPSEVSWDAETSAMAAQYLVDLFVSFFTVIRSQLSSVVSLLAGLIRSPAQGPTVAGVGALLRLADELGDRFSENEWKEIFLAVNEAASLTLSSFMKTLRTMDDIPDEDTLSDQDFSNEDDIDEDSLQTMSYVVARTKSHITVQLQVVQVVTDLYRIHQQSLLASHVTVILEILSSISSHAHQLNSDLILQKKVRRACSILELSEPPMLHFENDTFQNYLDILQAIVTNNPGVSLELNVESQLMTVCMQILKMYLKCTLFQGDELEETRQPKNWILPMGAASKEEAAARSPLVVAVLKALRELKRDSFKRYAPNFFPLLVELVRSEHSSSQVPQVLSTVFHTCMGAMMDE; encoded by the exons ATGTGGAGTCTCCCAACATCTTCGAAAG ATGTTTGCAGGATTGTCAACGGTCTTCTGAAAACTGCTCTAGGGCCTCCTCCTGGTTCATCGACAATATTGTCCCCAGTCCAGGATATTACTTTTCGGCACGAATCTGTGAAGTGCTTGGTTAGCATTATTAAGGCAATGGGAACATGGATGGACCAACAATTGAGCGTGGGAGATTCACTTCTGCCTAAGAGCTTAGAAAATGAGGCACCTGCAAACAATCATTCAAActcaaatgaagaagatgggaCGACTATAGATCATGACTTTCACCCAGATTTGAATCCAGAGTCATCAGACGCTGCAACTCTTGAACAGAGGAGGGCATACAAAATTGAACGCCAG AAAGGCGTCACTCTATTCAATAGAAAGCCGTCAAAGGGTATTGAGTTTCTTATCAGCTCTAAAAAGGTTGGCAACTCCCCGGATGAGGTGGTGTCGTTCCTGAGGAATACCACAGGCTTGAATGCAACCATGATTGGTGATTATTTGGGTGAAAGAGAGGATTTTCCAATGAAAGTTATGCATGCCTATGTGGACTCGTTTGATTTCAAGGAGATGAATTTTGGTGAGGCAATTAGGTTTTTCTTAAGGGGCTTCAGGCTTCCTGGGGAAGCACAGAAAATTGACCGCATAATGGAAAAGTTTGCTGAACGCTTTTGCAAATGCAATCCAAATTCATTCAGCAGTGCTGACACAGCATATGTTCTTGCATACTCTGTAATAATGCTTAACACTGATGCCCACAATATCATGGTTAAAGAGAAG ATGACCAAGGCTGATTTTATCAGAAATAACCGAGGCATTGATGATGGCAAAGATCTCCCAGAAGAGTATCTTGGTGCGCTTTATGACCAAGTTGTcataaatgaaataaagatGAGTTCTGATTCTTCAGCCCCAGAAAGCAGGCAGTCCAATGGCCTGAATAAACTACTGGGTCTGGACGGTATACTCAATCTGGTTTATTGGACACAGACGGAAGAAAAAGCGGTGGGGGCTAATGGTCTTCTTATAAAGGATATTCAAGAAAAGTTCAGGTCGAAGTCTGGAAAATCAGA ATCAGCTTACCATGTAGTCACAGACGTTGCAATATTGCGTTTTATGGTTGAAGTTTCCTGGGGACCAATGCTTGCCGCATTCAGCGTGACACTTGATCAGAGTGATGACAGGCTTGCTGCAGTTGAATGCTTACGAGGCTTTCGGTATGCAGTTCATGTGACAGCAGTTATGGGTATGCAAACGCAAAGAGATGCATTTGTCACTTCCATGGCCAAGTTCACAAATCTCCATTGCGCAGGAGATATGAAGCAAAAGAATGTCGATGCTGTTAAA GCCATAATTTCAATTGCCATTGAAGATGGTAATCACTTGCAAGATGCTTGGGAGCACATTTTGACTTGTCTTTCTAGAATAGAGCATTTGCAATTATTGGGCGAGGGTGCTCCAAGTGATGCATCTTATTTTGCTTCAACCGAGACCGAAGAGAAGAAAGCCTTGGGTTTTCCtaacttgaagaaaaaaggagcCCTCCAGAATCCGGTGATGATGGCTGTGGTTCGAGGGGGCTCATATGATAGCAGTACAATTGGACCAAATATGCCGGGGCTTGTGAAGCAGGACCAAATCAATAACTTCATTGCAAACTTGAATTTGCTTGACCAGATCGGGAGTTTTCAGTTGAATAATGTATATGCTCATAGCCAGCGGCTGAAGACTGAAGCCATAGTAGCATTTGTTAAAGCTCTATGCAAAGTCTCTATGTCAGAACTGCAGTCTCCTACGGATCCTCGAGTATTTAGCCTTACAAAATTAGTTGAGATCGC CCACTACAACATGAACCGCATCAGGCTAGTCTGGTCTCGCATATGGAGCATCCTgtcagatttttttgtatctgTTGGCTTGTCAGAGAATCTTTCTGTTGCAATATTCGTTATGGACTCACTACGACAACTGTCTATGAAGTTCTTGGAACGTGAGGAGCTGGCTAATTACAACTTTCAGAATGAATTTCTTCGACCATTTGTCATTGTTATGCAAAAAAGCAGTTCTGCTGAAATAAGAGAACTAATAGTTCGGTGCATTTCTCAAATGGTACTCAGCCGTGTCAGTAATGTGAAATCAGGGTGGAAAAGTGTTTTCAAG GTTTTCACAACTGCAGCAGCTGATGAAAGGAAGAACATTGTATTGTTGGCCTTTGAGACGATGGAAAAAATTGTCCGAGAGTACTTTTCATATATCACAGAGACGGAGGCAACAACCTTTACTGATTGTGTTCGATGCCTCATAACTTTTACAAACAGCACATTTACCAGCGATGTTAGCCTGAACGCTATCGCGTTTCTACGATTTTGTGCCCTAAAACTTGCAGACGGAGGCCTCGTGTGGAATGAGAAGGGTAGGTCCAGCAGTCCCAGTACTCCAGTAACAGATGACCATTCACCAAGTACCCAAAATTTTATGGATGCAGATGAGAATATTTCATATTGGGTTCCTTTGCTCACAG GATTGTCTAAGCTAACTTCTGATTCCAGATCAGCAATCCGTAAAAGCTCCTTGGAAGTGctctttaatattttgaaggaTCATGGCCATATTTTTTCACGAACATTCTGGATCGGCGTTTTTAGTTCTGTTATATATCCTATATTTAACAGCGTCTGGGGCGAGAATGATCTGCTTTCTAAAGATGAACATAGTTCATTTCCATCTACATTTTCTTCACATCCTAGTGAAGTTTCTTGGGATGCTGAGACTTCAGCTATGGCGGCACAGTATCTGGTAGACCTATTTGTCAGTTTTTTTACTGTGATAAGGTCTCAACTTTCAAGTGTAGTATCCTTACTTGCTGGTCTTATAAGAAGTCCAGCTCAGGGTCCTACAGTAGCTGGGGTTGGCGCGTTGCTGCGGTTGGCAGACGAATTGGGTGACAGGTTCTCGGAAAATGAGTGGAAGGAGATTTTTTTGGCTGTGAACGAAGCTGCTTCATTGACATTGTCTAGTTTCATGAAAACACTGAGAACCATGGATGACATTCCAGATGAGGATACATTGTCTGATCAGGACTTTAGTAATGAAGATGACATCGACGAGGACAGCCTGCAAACTATGTCTTATGTTGTGGCAAGAACAAAAAGTCACATAACCGTCCAGCTGCAAGTTGTTCAG GTAGTGACGGATCTCTACCGAATCCATCAGCAGTCATTGTTGGCATCGCACGTTACTGTTATACTGGAGATACTCTCATCAATCTCATCACATGCCCACCAGTTAAATTCTGATTTGATATTGCAGAAGAAAGTGAGGAGAGCGTGCTCTATCCTGGAGCTCTCTGAACCTCCCATGCTTCATTTCGAAAATGACACGTTTCAGAACTACCTGGACATTCTTCAAGCCATAGTGACAAATAATCCAGGAGTGTCGTTGGAGCTAAACGTAGAGTCTCAGCTGATGACAGTGTGTATGCAAATACTGAAGATGTACCTGAAATGCACTTTGTTTCAGGGTGATGAGTTGGAAGAAACCAGGCAGCCCAAAAACTGGATTCTACCCATGGGAGCAGCCTCGAAGGAAGAAGCAGCAGCGAGATCTCCCCTAGTGGTTGCAGTGCTGAAGGCTCTGAGGGAACTGAAAAGAGATTCATTCAAGAGGTATGCACCGAATTTCTTCCCATTGTTGGTGGAGCTTGTGCGGAGCGAGCACAGCTCTTCACAAGTCCCACAAGTCTTAAGCACAGTGTTCCATACATGTATGGGTGCAATGATGGATGAATAA
- the EXPA20 gene encoding expansin A20 (expansin A20 (EXPA20); INVOLVED IN: plant-type cell wall modification involved in multidimensional cell growth, response to karrikin, syncytium formation, unidimensional cell growth, plant-type cell wall loosening; LOCATED IN: endomembrane system, extracellular region; EXPRESSED IN: 8 plant structures; EXPRESSED DURING: 6 growth stages; CONTAINS InterPro DOMAIN/s: Barwin-related endoglucanase (InterPro:IPR009009), Pollen allergen, N-terminal (InterPro:IPR014734), Expansin (InterPro:IPR002963), Rare lipoprotein A (InterPro:IPR005132), Expansin/Lol pI (InterPro:IPR007118), Expansin 45, endoglucanase-like (InterPro:IPR007112), Pollen allergen/expansin, C-terminal (InterPro:IPR007117); BEST Arabidopsis thaliana protein match is: expansin A9 (TAIR:AT5G02260.1); Has 2080 Blast hits to 2077 proteins in 138 species: Archae - 0; Bacteria - 0; Metazoa - 0; Fungi - 12; Plants - 2051; Viruses - 0; Other Eukaryotes - 17 (source: NCBI BLink).), whose product MDSGLQQLALCLFFILCRLFQATAEDDWKIATATLSRDRDGSSSVATGGACGYGDLRQSSFAGYSAGLSGKLFNRGSSCGACLEVRCVNHIRWCLQGSPSVVVTATDFCPPNSGLSSDYGGWCNFPKEHLELSHAAFTGIAETRAEMIPIQYRRVKCGRRGGLRFSLSGSSHFFQVLISNVGLDGEVVGVKVKGHTTAWIPMARNWGQNWHSSLDLIGQSLSFEVTLKGGKTIASYDVAPPYWRFGMTYQGKQFHS is encoded by the exons ATGGATTCTGGGCTTCAGCAACTCGCATTGTgcctcttcttcattctctgcCGCCTCTTTCAAGCCACTGCCGAAGATGACTGGAAGATAGCCACAGCCACGCTTTCTAGAGACAGAGACGGCTCCTCCTCCGTCGCTACTg GAGGCGCTTGTGGGTATGGAGATCTGAGGCAGAGCAGCTTTGCCGGCTACAGCGCAGGCCTGAGCGGGAAGCTGTTCAACAGGGGAAGCAGCTGCGGAGCTTGTCTAGAAGTGCGGTGCGTGAACCACATCCGTTGGTGTCTTCAAGGCAGCCCCTCCGTGGTGGTCACCGCCACCGATTTCTGTCCTCCCAATTCGGGACTCTCCTCCGATTACGGAGGTTGGTGCAACTTCCCAAAGGAACACTTGGAACTATCTCATGCCGCCTTCACAGGGATCGCAGAAACCAGAGCTGAGATGATACCTATACAGTATAGGAGGGTCAAGTGTGGGCGGAGAGGCGGGTTGAGATTCAGCTTGAGCGGGAGCTCCCACTTTTTCCAGGTGTTGATAAGCAATGTGGGCCTCGACGGGGAAGTGGTTGGTGTGAAAGTGAAGGGCCACACAACGGCTTGGATCCCAATGGCCAGAAACTGGGGACAGAACTGGCACTCCTCTCTCGATCTCATCGGacagtctctctctttcgagGTTACTCTCAAAGGCGGCAAAACCATTGCCTCTTATGATGTGGCTCCTCCGTATTGGCGCTTCGGAATGACATACCAAGGAAAGCAGTTCCACTCCTGA